In Thermoplasmata archaeon, the sequence GGGGCGGCGCGGGCGGCGGCAGCGGGTTCACGAACAACGGAGGTCGCGGCGGCGACGCGGGAGCGACGATTGGGATCGAGGTCGCCTTCGCAACCACCGGGGGAGGAGCAAACCGGAACCAGATTACGGATCTGGTCGGAGGCATCGGAGGCTCCGGCGGTCCTGGCGCGACGACGGACGGGGACGGCGGCGTCGGCGGGGACGCCTACGGCGTCTTCATGACCACGGTCGCCCAGTCCGGCGCGAGCCGGAACACGATTCAAAACCTCCGCGGGGGCCTCGGTGGCAATACGAGTGCGAACGGGGCGGGCAGGGGAAACGGCGCCCGAGGCGGCAGCGCCTCGGGCGTGGAGGTGCTGTCGGTCGTCCAAACCGCGACTTCGGATTCGAACACGATCAAAACGCTCACGGGCGGCGACGGCGGCCGCGGGGTCCGCGGCGGTTACGGTGGCAACGCGACCGGGGTGATCGTCCTCGGGAGCAACGACGGCGCGTTCAACGCCACCTCAATCACGCTGAACGACGTCCAGGCCGTCACCGGCGGCGAAGGGGGAATTGGAGCGAAGTTCGGCGGCAACGGTGGGAGCGCCGCAGGACTCGCGTCGATCCTCGCGACGCCAACGCTTGCCTCGAACGCAATCGCGGCGCTCCAGGGCGGTCGGGGCGGAGACGCGGTGGACGGCAACGACGGCGGACGCGGCGGCGATGCGTTCGGCATCATCGGAGGGCTCGTCGCGAACGGATGGTCCTCGGGCGACTCGATTTCCGGCGTCACGAAAGGCGGCGCGGGTGCGGGTCCGCCGGCCCAAGGTTCGTACGCGGACGGCGTATACGTCCTCGGAAACGCGTCGTTCACCTCGCGCCTGACGATCGAGAACGGGACGTTTTCGTCCGTCGGCAGCTACGATTTCTATGTCGACAACTACACGGAGGCCGTCGCCCTGAGCACGCCGTTTGCGACCCACGCGGTCCAAGCGGCGGGGAACCTGACGGTCCGAACCTTCCTCGAGGTCGACGTCCTCTGGCCGAACGGGCTGACGCCCGTCGCGGAAGCCCACATCTTGGTCGACGACAACGGCTCGCCGATCTGGGATCGTTCGACGGCGACCGGAATCCAGTCTTGGATCGTCGTGACGGACCGGCGGTACATCGACTCGAACACAGCGACGGACAACCGCACGACGGTCAAGGTCACCTACGGCTCCTACGCCTTCCAAAGCAATCCGCGCGATGTGGACATGGCGACCAGCCATCCCGAGGCGTTCGTCATGATCGACCAGGACGCCCCGACGTCCACGGCGGGCACCCTCCCGGCGTACGAGAACACACGGACGTTCTCCGTCGGATATGCGGCGAGCGACGGGAACGGGACCGGCGTGGCGAGCGTCACTCTCTGGTACCGTACGGGCGGCAGCGCGACGTGGACGTCGTACGCGACTCAGTCGGGAAACATCGGCCAATTCAGCTTCACCGCCGCGGGCGACGGGACGTACGAGTTTGCCACGACCGCGACCGACGTCGCGGGCAATGCGGAGGCGGTCCCCCCAGCGAACGACACTTGGACGATCGTCGACACGATCCGGCCCGGCTCCCACGTGGATGCCCAGCCGCCGTACGAGACCTCGAATTCTTTCGTCGTGTCGTGGTCCCCGGACGCGGGCGTCACGGACATCGCCACCTACACCATCCAGTATTCCACCGGGGGCGGCTGGGTGAACTGGCTCGTCGACACCCCGTCCACCTCGGGTACGTTCAACGCGGGCGCGCAAGGGGTGTACGCATTCCGTTCGATCGCAACGGATGCGGCGGGCAACGTCGAGGTGGCGCCCGCCGGCAACGACACCTGGACGATCGTCGACACGATCCGACCGTTCTCGCACACGCGGCCCTTGCCCGCCTATGAGATGTCCACGAGCTTCGCGGTTGCATGGGAGCCGCAGCTCGACACCACGGACATCGCGAGCTACGAGATCGACGTGCGGGACAACGGAGGCGGGTGGACGATTTGGATTCCGACGACGATCGCGGTGTCGGCGACCTTCGTCTCGGGCGTGGACGGGCACACCTTCGAATTCCGGTCCATCGCGACGGACCGCGCGGGGAACCGCGAACTCCCGCTGTCCGGTAACGACTCGTGGACGGTTGTCGACCTGACGCCCCCGGATTCGTCGATGATCGCCCTCCCGGCGTACGAGAACGCGCTTCAGTTCACGATCTCCTGGGGGCCCGTCGCAGGGACGTCGGATATCGCCGCGTATCGCGTGCAATCGAAGGACGGGGCGGCCGCATGGATGGATCTCTCGGGATACACGGACACGGCGGCGACGAGCGCGTCCTTCGTGGGCGTGGACACCCACGTCTATGCGTTCCGTACGATCGCGCGCGACCGCGCAGGGAACGTGGAGCCGACGCCTCCCGGCAACGACACGTGGACCATCGTTGACGTTGGGCGCCCCTATGTGACCGCGACGGAGCCGATCGGCGCGAACACCAACACGACGCCCTTGATTCGGATCACGTTCAACGAGCCAATGGATCAGAACTCGGTGGAACAGGCGTTCTCGATCACGCCCGCGATCAACGGCGTGTTCGCATGGAGCACCAACGGTCGAGTGGTGACCTTCACGCCCGCTCGCGAACTCCAAGCGGGGACCCTGTATTTCGTGGTCATCGACACCGGCGCCAAGGATCTGGCGGGGAACTCGATCCCCCAGTCCAAGAGTTTCGGCTTCACCACCGCGTCCGCCGGGGTGACGTTCTCCGACTTCTGGTGGATTCTCCTCGCCGTGGGGGCGGTGGCGGGTGGGACCCTCTTCCTCGTGATGCGGCGCCGGGCGGCATCCGCCTCGAAGCACGCGCGGGCCGCGTCCGCCACGAAAGCGAGCGAGGCGATCCTCGAAGACGTTTTCCTGCTCTACCACCGGGACGGTTTGCTGATCAAGCACGAGACACGCCGCCTCCGTCCCGACATCGATACAGACATCCTGAGCGGCATGCTCACCGCGGTCCAGGCGTTCGTCAAGGACGCCCTGAGGGGCGACGACTCCGGGGACCTGAACGAGATGACCGTGGGCCACATGCACATCCTGATCGGCCGCGGGAAGTGGCTCGTCTTGGCCGCGCGGATCGAGGGCGACGGCTCGGAGTCGTGGACGGACCAGATTCAGCGGTGCATCCAGGACATGGAAGACCACCACTGGGACCAGCTCGAGGACTGGGAAGGCGACATGGCCCTGGCGGGGATCCTGGCCCCGTACGTCAAGAAGTTGATTCGCGGCGAGTACGCGTAGTCGGATCGAGGCTCAGGCGGGCAGCAAGGTCAGGAGCGCCATGACCTCGTCGCCGGGCGATGTCTGCGCCCGGGTCTTCGCCTCGAGGCGCTCGAGCTTCCGCCGCGCCTCCTCGAAAATCTCCTGGACTTGCTGGACGGAATCGCGACGCCACGGGACATGGTAGAAGTATACCCGTCCGACTTCGAAGTCGACCGAGCCGCGTTCCTGGATCCGTTTGATCGACTCGTTGATCAGGCCTTTCAGCATCCCGAGGACCGCGAGCCGGTAGTTCACCTTGTCCGCATCGGTCAGCCGGTCCCAGATCTGACTCGAATCGATGCCCGTCGCTGGGATGCGGTAGAACTTCTCCACGAGGTTGCCGCGGACCTCAGCCTTCGTCGGGATGATGAGGTTCGCGTCCAAGAGCTGCGCGATGTGGTGGTGGACCGTCGCGGGGGACAGGGCCAGGGCTCTTGCGATGTCGGAGATCGACATATCCCGCTCCATCAGCAAGGTGAGGATCCGAAGGCGGGACGGCTCGCTCAGGACCTTCAACTGGTCGACCGAGACGGCGACGTCGCGGGCGGGGGACGGGTCGGACGGTTCCGGCAAGGGGACCCCCCTATTCGACTTTATCAAAACGTGTTACTGTCGTCAACATACTTAAGTGCGGACCTGTGCACGGCGTGTTCCGATAACAACCGGCTCGGCGTGCGTGCGAGGTGAGCAACGATGAAGATCGTCAAGGAATCGCGGCGGATCGTGCGAAAGGACGTGACAGCGGTCATGCTTTGGTTCGACATCGCGTCGCGGCCGGTCCTGATTCGCTGATGCGTCGCCCCGCCAGCCTGCGCGCCTCCGACAACCCGATCATCGCCGGCGCGCCGTCCGGGGTTGCGCGTATCGCTGCCCGGAGCGTCTATCGTGACGACGGCGTCTGGGCTCGTGAGCTCCCCTGGCGGAAATTCTCGCCACCTTCGCGGAGGCCCGCCGCGGTGGGGCCGCCGTCGAGCGGCGACGTTCCTGTGTTCCAGGTACGCGGTGCCGCACATGCGTCGGCCGCGCGTGGGGTCGCATCGTGAATCTCGGCGCCGCGGGCGCGTACCGCGCGCACGGTTCCGCCCGGATGTCCGCGTTCTATGCGGCGAAGGCGGGGATCGTCCGTTCTCGAAGACGTTCGCGCGGGAGGTCGGCCGGTGCGGACGTCGCCAACGCGGTCCTCTTCTTGGTGTCCGAAGAAGCCGAGTTCGCGACGGGCGACG encodes:
- a CDS encoding Ig-like domain-containing protein, which translates into the protein MAHMRPHSPPSTLRSIALVVLLLGAAWGVLIVTAPSVAATHYVRGLITTDTVWGDDANDTTYVVMRDVTVRAPATLTIRPGTTVKFDPGTHLFVEGSLVADGTSGKLITFGPNNTASVFPWGGVQFNASSSGSVSWSTFDRADRAVTAISSSPALRDITVVQAAIGFAIVSSDSEVSNNVILRASIFGVYLNTSSGRVEGNVINGTSIAIHVEQPGTPVISGNTITNVSGGFAIGIAVSSATADISGNTITGIQGARGANGVAPGADGRDGGIALGIYVTGAPTASITRNTISMLFGGRGGDGAANTAGAGGRGGNGGTAAGIIVASTPDALVEENSVSGLNGGRGGAGGGSGFTNNGGRGGDAGATIGIEVAFATTGGGANRNQITDLVGGIGGSGGPGATTDGDGGVGGDAYGVFMTTVAQSGASRNTIQNLRGGLGGNTSANGAGRGNGARGGSASGVEVLSVVQTATSDSNTIKTLTGGDGGRGVRGGYGGNATGVIVLGSNDGAFNATSITLNDVQAVTGGEGGIGAKFGGNGGSAAGLASILATPTLASNAIAALQGGRGGDAVDGNDGGRGGDAFGIIGGLVANGWSSGDSISGVTKGGAGAGPPAQGSYADGVYVLGNASFTSRLTIENGTFSSVGSYDFYVDNYTEAVALSTPFATHAVQAAGNLTVRTFLEVDVLWPNGLTPVAEAHILVDDNGSPIWDRSTATGIQSWIVVTDRRYIDSNTATDNRTTVKVTYGSYAFQSNPRDVDMATSHPEAFVMIDQDAPTSTAGTLPAYENTRTFSVGYAASDGNGTGVASVTLWYRTGGSATWTSYATQSGNIGQFSFTAAGDGTYEFATTATDVAGNAEAVPPANDTWTIVDTIRPGSHVDAQPPYETSNSFVVSWSPDAGVTDIATYTIQYSTGGGWVNWLVDTPSTSGTFNAGAQGVYAFRSIATDAAGNVEVAPAGNDTWTIVDTIRPFSHTRPLPAYEMSTSFAVAWEPQLDTTDIASYEIDVRDNGGGWTIWIPTTIAVSATFVSGVDGHTFEFRSIATDRAGNRELPLSGNDSWTVVDLTPPDSSMIALPAYENALQFTISWGPVAGTSDIAAYRVQSKDGAAAWMDLSGYTDTAATSASFVGVDTHVYAFRTIARDRAGNVEPTPPGNDTWTIVDVGRPYVTATEPIGANTNTTPLIRITFNEPMDQNSVEQAFSITPAINGVFAWSTNGRVVTFTPARELQAGTLYFVVIDTGAKDLAGNSIPQSKSFGFTTASAGVTFSDFWWILLAVGAVAGGTLFLVMRRRAASASKHARAASATKASEAILEDVFLLYHRDGLLIKHETRRLRPDIDTDILSGMLTAVQAFVKDALRGDDSGDLNEMTVGHMHILIGRGKWLVLAARIEGDGSESWTDQIQRCIQDMEDHHWDQLEDWEGDMALAGILAPYVKKLIRGEYA
- a CDS encoding winged helix-turn-helix domain-containing protein; translated protein: MPEPSDPSPARDVAVSVDQLKVLSEPSRLRILTLLMERDMSISDIARALALSPATVHHHIAQLLDANLIIPTKAEVRGNLVEKFYRIPATGIDSSQIWDRLTDADKVNYRLAVLGMLKGLINESIKRIQERGSVDFEVGRVYFYHVPWRRDSVQQVQEIFEEARRKLERLEAKTRAQTSPGDEVMALLTLLPA